The Desulfobotulus mexicanus genome includes a region encoding these proteins:
- the hisD gene encoding histidinol dehydrogenase: MEYIKKANLSAEGSSLEKRKIVEKILNDIQDRGEEAVGELAKKFDNWEGAFVLSDEKKQRLINSVPQRVKDDIRFAHEQVAGFALAQRESLKEFELESHPGVILGQKVIPMDVAGCYIPGGRFAHACSALMSVATAKAAGVKTVIACSPPRGESIDPAVCYAMDIAGADIILEMGGVQAIASMAYGLFTGKPANIIVGPGNAFVAEAKAILAGSGRCAIDVFAGPTESGVIADKTADPMTVAVDLVSQAEHGYDSPVWLFTDSRDLAEKVLEIMPKVIADLTTPEVAEASWRDYGEIILCENREELCQVNDRYAPEHIQVIAEDLDWWRDNLKSYGSMFLGEGATVAHGDKCSGTNHILPTKKAGYNSGGLNVHKFLKIYTYQKISEEANRVFSAAASRLSRVEGMEGHARACDWRLKKFFPEEKWDFEVYEQKRYS, translated from the coding sequence ATGGAATACATAAAAAAAGCCAACCTGTCAGCTGAGGGAAGCAGTCTTGAAAAGCGTAAGATTGTTGAGAAGATACTCAATGATATTCAAGACCGTGGTGAAGAGGCTGTTGGTGAACTTGCAAAGAAATTTGATAACTGGGAAGGGGCATTCGTTCTTTCTGATGAAAAAAAACAAAGGCTTATAAATTCTGTCCCGCAGAGGGTTAAAGATGATATCCGCTTTGCTCATGAGCAGGTTGCAGGCTTTGCACTGGCACAGCGTGAAAGTTTAAAGGAATTTGAGCTGGAGTCCCATCCCGGTGTGATTCTTGGTCAGAAGGTAATTCCCATGGATGTTGCTGGCTGTTACATCCCCGGAGGACGCTTTGCCCATGCCTGCTCCGCTTTGATGAGTGTGGCTACTGCCAAGGCTGCCGGAGTAAAAACCGTTATAGCCTGTTCTCCTCCACGAGGGGAGAGCATTGATCCTGCCGTTTGTTATGCCATGGATATAGCCGGTGCCGATATTATTCTTGAAATGGGTGGAGTACAGGCCATTGCAAGTATGGCATATGGGCTTTTTACGGGAAAACCAGCCAATATAATTGTTGGTCCCGGTAATGCTTTTGTTGCAGAAGCCAAAGCTATTCTTGCCGGATCCGGTCGGTGTGCCATTGATGTCTTTGCCGGACCCACGGAGTCTGGTGTTATTGCAGATAAAACAGCGGACCCTATGACCGTTGCAGTAGATCTAGTGTCTCAGGCAGAGCATGGTTATGACTCTCCCGTATGGCTTTTTACGGATTCCAGGGATTTGGCAGAGAAGGTTCTTGAGATCATGCCAAAAGTCATAGCTGATCTTACAACACCTGAAGTTGCTGAGGCTTCATGGAGAGATTACGGAGAGATTATTCTTTGTGAAAACCGGGAAGAACTCTGTCAGGTGAATGACCGCTATGCACCTGAACATATTCAGGTCATCGCAGAAGATTTGGACTGGTGGAGGGATAATCTTAAAAGTTATGGTTCCATGTTTTTAGGGGAAGGTGCCACAGTCGCCCATGGTGATAAATGTTCCGGCACAAATCATATCTTGCCTACAAAAAAAGCAGGTTACAATTCAGGTGGGCTTAATGTTCATAAGTTTTTAAAAATTTATACCTACCAGAAAATATCAGAAGAAGCCAACAGGGTGTTTTCTGCTGCAGCATCTCGCCTTTCAAGGGTGGAAGGTATGGAAGGACATGCCAGAGCCTGTGACTGGAGGCTTAAAAAGTTTTTCCCCGAAGAAAAATGGGATTTTGAGGTGTATGAGCAAAAGCGTTACTCCTGA
- a CDS encoding DegT/DnrJ/EryC1/StrS family aminotransferase, whose translation MEQKRFHKSFTRQESIPDDAIERAMSVLRSGKLHRYNVEPGEAGEVAELETEFASYIGKKYCLACASCGSAMYLALKSAGVQRGEKVLCNAYTLAPVPGAIENAGADIELVEIREDYTINIDDLEGKAADEKAKWFLLSHMRGHIADMEKIQAVCERNGLFLIEDCAHTMGAEWNGRKSGSFGHVSCFSTQTYKHINSGEGGFLVTDDEELMARAILHSGSYMLYDRHLARPDLSVFNSLKKKIPNYSCRMDNLRAAILRPQLQRLDAQCLRWNERYRLLEEAIHSIQGLWCPPRDPRENFVGSSIQFSVCNDDSDSVRLFLEKCKERGVELKWFGNAEPVGFTSDYQSWEYFGSLPDLPDTNRVLARMCDMRIPLTFTLDDCRLIADILCEVAKETLKPGGL comes from the coding sequence ATGGAACAAAAACGTTTTCATAAAAGTTTTACCCGGCAGGAGTCCATTCCTGACGATGCCATTGAGCGAGCTATGTCTGTTTTACGATCAGGGAAATTACATCGCTATAATGTGGAGCCTGGCGAAGCAGGGGAAGTTGCTGAACTGGAAACAGAATTTGCCTCCTATATTGGAAAGAAATACTGTCTGGCATGTGCATCATGTGGTAGCGCAATGTATCTGGCCCTTAAATCAGCAGGTGTTCAAAGGGGTGAGAAAGTTTTGTGTAACGCCTACACACTGGCGCCTGTCCCCGGTGCTATTGAAAATGCAGGTGCAGACATTGAGCTGGTGGAAATTCGCGAAGATTATACCATTAATATCGATGATCTGGAGGGCAAGGCTGCGGATGAGAAAGCAAAATGGTTTCTGCTTTCTCATATGCGAGGTCATATTGCAGACATGGAGAAAATTCAAGCTGTCTGTGAGCGAAACGGGCTTTTTCTGATCGAAGACTGTGCCCATACCATGGGGGCAGAATGGAATGGCAGAAAATCAGGAAGCTTTGGTCATGTCAGCTGCTTTTCAACACAAACCTATAAACACATCAATTCTGGAGAAGGTGGCTTTCTTGTCACCGATGATGAAGAGCTTATGGCTCGGGCAATCCTCCATTCCGGTTCTTATATGCTGTATGATCGTCATCTTGCCCGCCCAGATCTGAGTGTTTTTAATTCCCTTAAGAAAAAAATACCAAACTATTCCTGCCGAATGGATAACTTAAGGGCTGCCATTCTCCGTCCTCAACTCCAGAGGCTGGATGCACAGTGTTTACGATGGAATGAACGGTATCGTCTTCTTGAAGAGGCCATTCATTCAATACAAGGCCTCTGGTGTCCTCCCCGTGATCCCCGTGAAAATTTTGTAGGAAGTTCTATTCAGTTTTCTGTTTGTAATGATGACAGTGACAGCGTTCGCCTTTTCCTCGAAAAATGTAAGGAACGTGGCGTTGAACTGAAATGGTTTGGAAATGCTGAACCCGTTGGCTTTACAAGTGACTACCAGAGTTGGGAATATTTTGGCAGCCTTCCGGACTTGCCTGATACGAATCGTGTTCTTGCACGGATGTGCGATATGCGTATCCCGTTGACCTTTACGCTGGATGACTGCCGGCTGATAGCAGATATTCTTTGTGAGGTTGCAAAGGAAACCTTAAAACCTGGTGGCCTATAG
- a CDS encoding TRAP transporter substrate-binding protein has protein sequence MMKHVFMSVFLIFAVALTAVPAALAQTVMRLGMGDAIDSDKGAFGIRFKEAVESLSGGKLRVELFPNGSLGSETEMLQNARRGTLDFAAIGVGNAVPFVPELGLLTMPYLLESHYDAIKATTGGMGQFMNEKAIEKGGFRILGWTYSNFRYVTNSRKPIRNLEDIKGMKIRVPHNNIILATFRAWGANPVPMDWAETFTALQQKVVDGQENPYIVNYTMKFHEVQNYITEVHYQYSLQPLLIGERKWKTLDKATQDILVRAGIEAQQYAIAYQILEAEKAKKGMQDAGVEVCYLEDEENWKQLAREKVWPQFYDFIGGKQNLDMMMQSLGKK, from the coding sequence ATGATGAAACATGTTTTTATGTCAGTGTTTTTAATTTTTGCCGTTGCATTAACCGCAGTTCCTGCAGCACTCGCTCAAACAGTAATGAGATTGGGTATGGGAGATGCCATTGATTCGGATAAGGGTGCCTTTGGCATACGTTTTAAAGAAGCTGTAGAAAGTCTTTCCGGCGGTAAGCTGAGGGTAGAACTTTTTCCCAATGGATCTCTGGGTTCGGAAACTGAAATGCTGCAGAATGCCAGAAGGGGGACCCTTGATTTTGCAGCCATAGGCGTAGGAAATGCCGTTCCTTTTGTGCCTGAACTTGGTCTATTGACAATGCCTTATCTTCTTGAATCCCATTATGATGCCATCAAAGCCACAACGGGCGGAATGGGACAGTTTATGAATGAAAAAGCCATTGAAAAGGGTGGTTTCAGAATTCTTGGTTGGACTTATTCTAATTTTCGTTATGTGACAAACTCCAGGAAGCCTATCAGGAATCTTGAAGATATTAAAGGAATGAAAATTAGGGTTCCCCATAATAATATTATTTTGGCCACTTTTAGGGCATGGGGTGCCAATCCCGTTCCCATGGATTGGGCTGAAACATTCACAGCCCTGCAGCAGAAGGTTGTAGATGGTCAGGAAAATCCTTATATCGTCAATTATACAATGAAATTTCATGAAGTTCAGAATTATATCACAGAGGTTCATTACCAGTATTCACTGCAACCACTTCTGATTGGTGAACGTAAATGGAAAACGCTTGACAAGGCAACGCAGGATATTCTTGTCCGGGCTGGTATTGAAGCACAGCAGTATGCCATTGCTTATCAGATCCTTGAGGCTGAAAAAGCCAAAAAAGGTATGCAGGATGCCGGTGTTGAAGTTTGCTATCTTGAGGATGAGGAAAACTGGAAGCAATTAGCAAGAGAGAAAGTCTGGCCACAATTTTATGACTTTATTGGTGGAAAACAGAACCTGGATATGATGATGCAAAGTCTCGGTAAGAAATAG
- a CDS encoding TRAP transporter small permease, with protein sequence MKAKRALQYIDKFESYVCQALLSFFVVILFLQIALRICFDYVLPWSEEISRFSFVWFVFFGAAYAARLAAHNRVTIQFKLFPPLVGNICMFITDIIWIGFNLVMIQKSVEVIIDLMEFPYISPSLGWSMAYVYWIFPISFSLMTIRIIQVNIMKYWLKIEIKDVDKIDPDDIQPLTESR encoded by the coding sequence ATGAAAGCAAAACGCGCCCTGCAATATATAGATAAGTTTGAGAGCTATGTCTGCCAAGCCCTGTTAAGTTTCTTTGTTGTTATACTTTTTCTGCAGATTGCTCTTAGAATTTGTTTTGATTATGTTCTCCCATGGAGTGAAGAAATATCCCGTTTTTCTTTTGTATGGTTTGTTTTTTTTGGTGCTGCTTACGCCGCACGTCTGGCAGCCCACAATCGGGTAACAATCCAGTTTAAACTGTTTCCTCCTCTTGTGGGAAATATCTGTATGTTTATAACAGATATCATATGGATAGGATTCAATCTGGTCATGATTCAAAAAAGTGTGGAAGTAATCATTGATCTGATGGAATTTCCTTATATTTCTCCTTCCCTTGGCTGGTCAATGGCCTATGTATACTGGATTTTTCCCATTAGTTTCAGTCTTATGACAATAAGAATTATCCAGGTTAACATAATGAAATACTGGTTAAAAATTGAAATTAAAGATGTTGATAAAATTGATCCTGACGATATTCAACCCTTAACAGAATCCCGCTAA
- a CDS encoding TRAP transporter large permease produces the protein MSAAGVLFGCFILLLLMGAPITVALGAAAMAAFLSVGQDLSTMVQIAFSSVNSFPIMALPAFVLAGALMEVAGISRRLVKVAESMVGTVDGGLAISTTLACVFFGAISGSGPATTAAVGMLMIPAMIKRGYDPGYASAATASSGGIGIIIPPSIPMVIYGVVAQESITKMFVAGIVPGLLISAGLILVHLVRCRGKNLSQGMLPWSASGLLSSLREGFWAILAPVIILGGIYTGFFTPTEAAIVAIFYTLIIGIFVYKEISFKGLMKSLETTSWLTGRVLVIMFTAFAFGRLLVQYQIPDMIAQWLLTVTSNPHMIWAMVIFFLLFLGMFMETLAIIMLVTPVLLPIMVAIGVDPIHFGVVLVCCCGVGFSTPPLGENMFIASGIGNVTLEEISLKAIPFSLVTIGAIFLMAYFPGLILWLPELFGY, from the coding sequence ATGTCTGCTGCTGGTGTATTGTTCGGTTGTTTCATACTCCTTCTTCTAATGGGTGCTCCTATTACAGTGGCTCTGGGTGCCGCTGCCATGGCGGCATTTCTTTCAGTGGGGCAGGATCTGTCCACAATGGTTCAGATTGCTTTTTCATCGGTAAACTCTTTTCCCATAATGGCGCTGCCTGCCTTTGTTCTTGCCGGTGCTTTAATGGAAGTAGCCGGAATTTCGAGAAGACTGGTTAAAGTTGCGGAATCTATGGTTGGAACGGTTGATGGGGGATTAGCCATTTCCACAACACTGGCCTGTGTTTTTTTCGGGGCCATATCCGGTTCAGGCCCGGCTACCACGGCTGCTGTAGGAATGTTGATGATTCCGGCCATGATAAAAAGAGGTTATGATCCAGGTTATGCATCTGCTGCAACGGCCAGTTCCGGAGGTATTGGAATCATTATTCCGCCCAGCATTCCCATGGTAATTTATGGTGTGGTTGCGCAGGAATCTATTACTAAAATGTTTGTAGCTGGTATTGTTCCGGGTTTATTGATATCCGCAGGTCTCATTTTGGTTCATTTAGTGCGTTGCCGGGGAAAAAATTTGAGTCAGGGAATGTTACCATGGTCCGCATCCGGACTCCTTTCTTCCCTCAGGGAAGGTTTTTGGGCAATTTTAGCTCCGGTAATTATTCTGGGAGGAATCTATACAGGTTTTTTTACCCCTACGGAAGCTGCAATAGTCGCCATTTTTTATACGCTTATCATAGGTATTTTTGTCTATAAGGAAATTTCTTTCAAGGGTCTGATGAAATCCCTTGAAACCACTTCATGGCTTACCGGCAGGGTTCTTGTGATTATGTTTACCGCCTTTGCCTTTGGCAGGCTGCTGGTTCAGTATCAAATACCCGATATGATAGCCCAATGGCTTCTGACAGTTACAAGTAATCCCCATATGATCTGGGCAATGGTCATTTTTTTCCTTCTTTTCCTCGGTATGTTTATGGAAACCCTTGCCATTATTATGCTGGTCACACCTGTACTTTTGCCAATCATGGTAGCTATTGGTGTTGATCCAATTCACTTTGGGGTAGTCCTTGTCTGCTGCTGTGGTGTTGGTTTTTCAACTCCACCCCTTGGCGAGAATATGTTTATTGCTTCTGGTATTGGCAATGTAACCCTTGAGGAAATTTCTTTGAAAGCTATTCCTTTTAGTTTGGTTACCATCGGAGCAATCTTTTTGATGGCCTATTTTCCCGGATTGATTCTTTGGTTGCCGGAGCTGTTCGGCTACTGA
- a CDS encoding RidA family protein, with protein MKKESVFTANAPAAIGPYSQAVKSGGFLFTSGQLPIDPLTGKIPDGDIKFHAHQVFKNLKAIAEAAGTDLSSAVKTTVYLSSMKNFVSVNEVYAEYFSEPFPARSAFQVAELPLGADVEVEAVFSL; from the coding sequence ATGAAAAAAGAAAGTGTTTTTACGGCAAATGCCCCTGCGGCAATCGGTCCTTATTCTCAGGCTGTGAAGTCCGGTGGTTTTCTTTTTACTTCGGGCCAGCTTCCCATAGATCCGTTAACAGGAAAAATTCCCGATGGTGATATCAAGTTCCATGCCCATCAGGTTTTTAAAAATCTGAAAGCAATTGCCGAGGCAGCAGGAACGGATCTTTCATCTGCTGTCAAAACAACCGTATATTTAAGCAGTATGAAAAATTTTGTGTCGGTCAATGAAGTCTATGCTGAATATTTTTCAGAACCTTTTCCCGCAAGGAGTGCTTTTCAGGTAGCGGAACTGCCTCTGGGAGCTGATGTGGAAGTGGAAGCTGTTTTTTCTCTCTGA